ACTGGATGTCTAAAGACTTTCTTTACGCATGAAAAGGCAAAGAGGTAAGCTTGTTGAGGAGGTAAGATAAAACAAGGTGCTAGGAAACATATAAATCATATTGATGATTGCTACTAAGCTGGGTTTATTGCTGCTGCATTGACCAACAGAAACGGCAAAGTACCTCTAGGTTTTGTAAGCATTGCTTGCTGCTCTCTTGAGAAATGGGTATACATGATATAACAGGTCTTTCAGGATCATTGTGTTGTGGTTACATAATTGGGTGCAATGAGGTGTTCAAATGAGTACATGATTGAGAAGAGTGAATTTGTCAGACAGGTACATGATTGGGTATAGTTAGATATTTAGACTGGTACACAATTAGGTACAGTTAGATGTTCAATTGTAATTTCATACTCGTTTTGTGGGAGAAATAGGGTAGTTTTAGCAATAACTGTGGTACATGGCACACATTAGTGGTACACGAGTTGACAATAGATAGTGAAATTGACAATACATCAGTAAAAACTGTGTAAGGAGATAGCCATAACCATATTACTGTTTAAAGTTATGGTAACATAATACTTGGTTTGTATTAAACATGATGAGTGcatgataaaaatgtttcaatgGATTGCCATGTCAGTTACATATCACTGAAATTGGTAGGCAGCAAATAGCTCTATTGTGTATCTCCTGTGATAGAGCAAACAATTCCACTATGATAAGGTAAAAACTAACTTTCATGAAGTTGGCTTTTCATAaaatgagtagacactacatgtacatatgttaaCCAAATATCTGAAGATCATTTATAGATACTAACTTACTGACCCATAAATAACCACAATCTTTTGCCTTTGAGTTTACTTAAGGCTGGCTCATATTATTTCAAGTCCCGGGAACCAGTCCGAATGCTGAACCCAATTATACTACCCACACATTAGGAAATGCATTGTTTGACTATTGTCATATTTAGCCTAATCATGGCAGCTTAAATGTATTGATGTTACATCTATTGATAAACATATGTTCACTGCTCATAACCTACATATATAGGCATTGCGTCTATTgatgtttttatgtttattacTTATAGCCTACATCTATTGACATTACATCTGTTGGCATGTTTATGTTCATTGCTTATAGGCTACATCAGTTGGCATTACATCTATTGAAATATCTATGTTCATTGCTTATAGCCGATTGATGTCTCTAAAACATCTTTGTCTCACTTTGAACAGCCCTCACCTCTAGAACCAAGTGTTCATGATAGACTTGCTTGCTGATTAAAAATTAGTAGTAAAATGGGTTGGATTATTAAGGATCTTACAGGTCAATACTGGTAGAGCTGATCTTTTCACTCATGCTGCAATAGTGCATATTCTTATGctagagttgtcttatttttacTTGTAATTTAGGTACAGAAAACTATTTTTTACGAGGGCTGCTGAAAAAGTTTTCACTAGCACCTGCACAGCAAAACAACCCACCCACCTGATTACTAAGTTGAATGAGCAGGTAAAACAGCCCATCCACTTGGTTACTAAGCTGAATGAACAGGTAAAGCAACCCACCCACCTTGTTACTAAGTTTAATAGGCTGTGCCAGTGAAGGATTATCATGAAAATACTTGTTTATACATAGCTTAACAACCTTTTCACTGTTATGGTAATAATTTGCTAGCATTTCTATTAAAGACTCTGAGAGCATGGAACATCAGAATAGATAGGATACACTTCTTAGCAGAAGCACTGCATGGCCAAAATCTTAACGCAATACAGCCAAACATCTTCTTTGATGACCAGCATATGCACAAAGAAAACGCTAAGAAACATAGAATATCTGCAGCCAAGGTCAGGTTCCATGTCTAAGTCTTAGTGGGAAATTAGTAATCTAgtatatcatgttatattttctttaaaaatcagGCTACATACAATACTGCTGCCCACTCACTAAAATTCTCGTAGACCAACTGTCATGGTATAGTTGATGAGAAATGAGCAAGCTTCTTCTGTGGTATGAATACAACCCATGCTTAATTTAAATTTACTGTACATTAAAACCCCAACTTATGAAGTTACTTAGAACTGAAAATTGCGAAAGTGTATGTTAGAGCAAAGTTAATAGAAATATTTCCTGAATGGCATTTAACATGTTACTGAGCTATTTACCAATTGCATTATAGAAATGAATTGTATAAATAACGTCAaatactaaattaaaaaaaataactctagtttttattgttaatttgTAGTAATTTGTTAATTTTGCGATAGTTTAGACTTACAGGTGGTGGTggagatacatgtagtttagaCTTACAGGTGGTGGTGGAGATACATGTTGTTTAGACTTACAGGTGGTGGTggagatacatgtagtttagaCTTACAGGTGGTGGTggagatacatgtagtttagaCTTACAGGTGGTGGTggagatacatgtagtttagaCTTACAGGTGGTGGTggagatacatgtagtttagaCTTACAGGTGGTGGTggagatacatgtagtttagaCTTACAGGTGGTGGTGGAGATACATGTTGTTTAGACTTACAGGTGGTGGTggagatacatgtagtttagaCTTACAGGTGGTGGTGGtgatacatgtagtttagaCTTACAGGTGGTGGTggagatacatgtagtttagaCTTACAGGTGGTGGTGGAGATAACTTACAGGTGGTGGTggagatacatgtagtttagaCTTACAGGTGGTGGTGGAGATAACTTACAGGTGGTGGTGGAGATACATGTTGTTTAGACTTACAGGTGGTGGTggagatacatgtagtttagaCTTACAGGTGGTGGTggagatacatgtagtttagaCTTACAGGTGGTGGTggagatacatgtagtttagaCTTACAGGTGGTTGTGGAGATACGTGTAGTTTAGACTTACAGGTGGTGGTggagatacatgtagtttagaCTTACAGGTGGTGGTggagatacatgtagtttagaCTTACAGGTGGTAGTggagatacatgtagtttagaCTTACAGGTGGTGGTGGAGATACATGTTGTAACTCAttctaacatacatatacattagATAAACAGGTGAAATATGTTGTGTAGTTTTGTTCTTTTTTTGCCTTAGGTTTTTGGTTATCTCTAGCTTCTTTCTTTTTACTTCCAAAACCCTAATGTTTTACTTGATGGAATTTCCAtactaaattaaataataaacaaagttaatttttatttgaaggCGACCAGATTTTACATCATGTGTTATAAATTTTATGTTGAGGTCATGTTAagctgaggtttgactgtatttgcatAGGGTGTCCCTGTAATCACATTTATCTACCATTTTAGTAAAACAGTGTGTGGTTTCACTGTTACAGAATCTGTAGTTCAACTGCATGTTTGTGGTACCATATTTTCACTCTAACAATTCTCCCCTAGCAAGCTTAGATGTGGTGTTGTGTTTGTACTGCGGGTTCCTAACACTATAGAAAGACAAATGAAGATCAACCAGTCGGTGCAGGTActttaaaactattattttcactgcTTGAAATTAACCTTTATTTGCTATTTTAAAGATGTTTTCTATCAACCAATCAGCATGGGGATGTACTACCTAGTTCAGTCTCAAATGAAACCTAAAACTTGATCAAATTTGTTTGTTTCAATTCTATGAACCTGATGAAGTTTCGTGCAATTAAGAAATGTTAGGATTCCTAAAATCCTTCCAAGAGAACATTGATACTATTGGGTGGTCATAAATTTGTTTGCCTCCCAATGAGATGAAGATACACGCTAAATTAATGCTATTTTTCAGTTGCGTAATATAGTTTGTGTTACTATTGACCAAATCAATGAGTCAAATGAAATGACCAAACACACTTTGGTGAGATGCTCTCAGAAAACTATGTTTAGTTCTGTCTTAGGTTTCATGTGAGACTTATCTTCATTTAAGCTAAGCTTCCACTGCTATGTCAAAATGTTAAATATCAAACGAATTCAAAATTAAATGTGAAGAAGATGTCAAAGATATGATTTTGCAATGGAGAATCAAACCGTATTGTAAATTCttattcaaaatttattttgtcatAGATTTTTAATTGATACATCATTTTGGGTGCAAAAGCGGAAATGTGTGTATACGCTATGTTGCAACAGCAAGGAATTGTAAGAGCTTTTGTAGTAATAATAGCCTggataataaaagtctttgcaaaaaaaactatttttcattcaacaaacatgtataacaacagttaccattctaacttttaaacttcatatcatgagaaaagtgttttgtacagCTCGAATaagaaaagagaaaaaataaagcgactgtaaaggtttccaaacaactgtaacttttgatttttatattttgacaGATGTGTTTTCTTAAAATACATTAAGatgcaaaataaaactgtaaaagcgtttagttataattgtaaaataattagcaacgGACGGACGGACGGCTAAATAAAGCCGGTTCTGCTACGATTAGAATGCAAAATTCTTTGGTATGGTTTATTTATGAACTATATAATTTAATGCATTTTAGTGTTGGCGTGTCAaggcaaaaatattgtatagaatGGTATAgaaactattttaattatctaatgcaaacaccttgTGGTAAAAGTCATCAAAATTTTAGTTGCGTTctttacataataaaaattagtaaccaAAAATATGTTGACCTTGGTAACTACAGTTACAATACCTACCATAACTTTTAGTGTTTTTATTGGTTgtcatctgcaataaaatgtaacattacaatgtacttaATTTGAGTTCTTATTTTCGAGACTGACAAATAACATGAACCTTGAATATAACTTAAATGAAATTAGTTTATCAATCACATACTTCAAGTAAGTTTTACTATGGATTTTACTTAACTTCAGCTGTCaaactaaaactttatcaattatcttattttgaattaattttctatgaataacgctgaactgaaagagaaagcaatgtatatctcttTGAGGCATTGTGGGAGAAA
The sequence above is drawn from the Watersipora subatra chromosome 5, tzWatSuba1.1, whole genome shotgun sequence genome and encodes:
- the LOC137397484 gene encoding cytosolic 5'-nucleotidase 1A-like produces the protein MELLASTFMHETHCGFNVVALSSQGVKNSVSEELTVAFNLDAVLFSVELKVHYKTGCLKTFFTHEKAKRYRKLFFTRAAEKVFTSTCTAKQPTHLITKLNEQVKQPIHLVTKLNEQTLRAWNIRIDRIHFLAEALHGQNLNAIQPNIFFDDQHMHKENAKKHRISAAKVRFHV